Proteins encoded together in one Capricornis sumatraensis isolate serow.1 chromosome 3, serow.2, whole genome shotgun sequence window:
- the BAIAP3 gene encoding BAI1-associated protein 3 isoform X1, which yields MSTLLEIKSSVLRQVQVCPSFRRRTEEEPASANADPPEPTAAAWKPGDGVEFFSQMRLILKKGEGRQGLPCPEVWMEPRRPSPLAPSQVLLCSSSPAPAEPVDPSRGLRALSQEEVDMLYEEALYTVLHRAGTMGPDQVDDEEALLSYLQQVFGTSPEEHAAAVEHVKKAKAPTYALKVSVMRAKNLLAKDPNGFSDPYCMLGILPASGAMREPSPHKEQRFSFRKGSKRGGPLPAKCIQVTEVKSSTLNPVWKEHFLFEIEDVGTDQLHLDIWDHDDDVSLVEACRKLNEVIGLKGVSRYFKQIVKSARANGTAGPTEDHTDDFLGCLNIPVREVPVAGEDRWFKLEPRSSASRVQGDCQLVLKLITTQRDTNMSQRGRSGFLSYLLLLSRLLQFEHRAGEPNSSSWRGELSGPAATVLCLHGAQSNLSALQLAVLHWQVSSRHHQTRTLDYGYLLGLLEDLQAHWEEAGSLPQEQEEGLADSFSAFSEFGLQLLRQLRDYFPATNSTAVYRLELLLKCLGKLQLFQPSFEICPFKTELNMDIAAALKRGNREWFDKLLNTQSPREQPGPQRLAGLVKLADTIYEDLQSCYGIYASLFHSIIKVDFFTLTFRQLERLVAEEAWVLTEELSPKMTLEVASGLFELYLTLADIQRFWSSIPGRDSRSLALAGIHAPFLPAVKLWLQVLRDQTKWRLQGAVDVDTLEPMDASSKHSSSAATASLCFSHIQELWACLAWPDTTQAQTLGTQLSQDLCEAALFYTELLRKKVDAQPGAAGEAVSEPLCVVLNDVELLRKAAGQALRGLAWPEGAAGLEGTLPRPLLSCTQALDEDLQREARTVTAHLTSKMVGDVRKYVQHVSLSPDSIQNDEAVAPLLKYLDEKLALLNASLVKENLSRVLEALWELLLQAILQALGANRDVSADFYGRFHFTLEALVNFFHAEGQGLPLESLRDGSYKRLEEELRLHQCSTRECIEQYYLDKLKQRSLEHNRFGRLSVRCHYEAAEQRLAVEVLHAADLLPLDANGLSDPFVIVELGPPHLFPLVRSQRTQVKSRTLHPVYDELFYFSVPAEACRRRGACVLFTVMDHDWLSTNDFAGEAALGLGSVGGVARPQVGGSARAGQPVTLHLRRPRAQVRSALRMLEGRPNKEAQEFVKRLRELEKYMEADP from the exons ATGTCCACTTTGCTGGAGATCAAGAGCAGCGTGCTCAGGCAGGTGCAGGTGTGCCCATCCTTCCGCCGGAGGACGGAGGAGGAGCCGGCCAGCGCCAACGCCGACCCGCCGGAGCCCACGGCTGCAGCCTG GAAACCCGGAGATGGTGTAGAGTTCTTCTCCCAGATGCGCCTCATCCTGAAGAAGGGGGAGGGCAGACAAGGGCTGCCGTGCCCTGAGGTATGGAT GGAGCCGCGGAGACCCTCACCCCTGGCGCCCTCACAGGTCCTGCTGTGCAGCAGCTCGCCTGCCCCCGCAGAGCCCGTGGACCCCAGCCGTGGCCTGAGAGCTTTGAGCCAAGAGGAG GTGGACATGCTCTACGAGGAGGCTCTGTACACGGTCCTTCACCGAGCAGGCACCATGGGCCCCGACCAGGTGGACGACGAGGAGGCCCTGCTGAGCTACCTGCAGCAG GTGTTCGGCACCAGCCCCGAGGAGCACGCCGCAGCTGTGGAGCACGTGAAGAAGGCCAAG GCCCCCACCTACGCCCTGAAAGTCTCCGTCATGCGCGCCAAGAACCTGCTGGCCAAAGACCCCAACG GCTTCAGTGACCCGTACTGCATGCTGGGCATCCTGCCGGCCTCAGGCGCCATGCGGGAGCCCAGCCCGCACAAGGAGCAGCGCTTCAGCTTCCGCAAGGGCAGCAAGCGAGGTGGCCCACTGCCAGCCAAGTGCATCCAGGTCACCGAGGTCAAGAGCAGCACCCTGAACCCCGTGTGGAAGGAGCACTTCCTCTT TGAGATCGAGGACGTGGGCACAGACCAGCTGCACCTGGACATCTG ggatcacGACGATGATGTGTCCCTGGTGGAAGCGTGCAGGAAGCTGAACGAGGTCATCGGCCTGAAGGGCGTGAGCAG GTATTTCAAACAGATTGTCAAGTCTGCCCGCGCAAATGGGACAGCGGGGCCCACTGAGGACCACACTGATGACTTCCTGGGGTGCCTCAACATACCCGTCCGG GAGGTGCCTGTGGCTGGGGAGGACCGCTGGTTCAAGCTGGAACCGCGCTCTAGCGCCTCCCGGGTGCAGGGTGACTGCCAACTGGTCCTCAAGCTGATCACCACACAG AGGGACACGAACATGAGCCAGCGTGGGCGGTCGGGCTTCCTGTCGTACCTGCTGCTGCTCAGCCGTCTGCTGCAGTTTGAACACCGAGCCGGGGAG CCCAACTCGAGCAGCTGGCGCGGCGAGCTCAGCGGGCCTGCGGCCACCGTGCTCTGCCTGCACGGCGCACAGAGCAACCTGTCGGCGCTGCAGCTGGCTGTGCT GCACTGGCAGGTCAGCAGCCGCCACCATCAGACCCGCACCCTGGACTACGGCTACCTGCTGGGGCTGCTAGAGGACCTGCAGGCGCACTGGGAGGAGGCGGGCTCGCTGCCCCAGGAGCAG gaggagggcctggcagacagcttctctgccttctctgagtTTGGGCTTCAGCTATTGCGACAGCTCCGGGACTACTTTCCTGCCACTAACAGCACAGCCGTCTACCGCCTGGAACTGCTGTTGAA GTGTCTTGGCAAGCTGCAGCTCTTCCAGCCTTCGTTTGAGATCTGCCCCTTCAAGACGGAGCTAAACATGGACATTGCTGCTGCCCTGAAG AGAGGCAACCGTGAATGGTTCGACAAGCTCCTGAACACCCAAAGTCCTCGTGAGCAG CCAGGCCCACAGCGCCTTGCCGGGCTGGTCAAGCTGGCTGACACCATCTACGAGGACCTGCAGTCCTGCTACGGCATCTACGCCAGCCTCTTCCACAG CATCATCAAGGTCGACTTCTTCACTCTCACCTTTCGGCAGCTGGAGCGTCTG GTGGCTGAAGAGGCCTGGGTGCTGACAGAGGAGCTGAGCCCCAAGATGACCCTGGAGGTGGCCTCAGGGCTCTTTGAGCTCTACCTGACCCTGGCGGACATCCAGCGCTTTTGGAGCAGCATTCCAGGCCG GGACAGCCGTTCCCTCGCCCTGGCCGGCATCCACGCCCCATTCCTGCCTGCTGTGAAGCTTTGGCTGCAGGTGCTGCGGGACCAAACGAAGTGGAGGCTTCAGGGAGCTGTGGATGTGGACACA CTGGAGCCCATGGATGCCTCCTCCAAGCACAGCAGCTCTGCAGCCACTGCCAGCCTCTGCTTCAGCCACATCCAGGAGCTGTGGGCCTGCCTGGCATGGCCTGACACCACCCAGGCCCAGACACTAGGCACCCAGCTCAGCCAG GACCTGTGTGAAGCTGCCCTCTTCTACACAGAGCTGCTGCGAAAGAAGGTGGACGCTCAGCCTGGGGCAGCTGGAGAGGCAGTGAGCGAGCCC CTCTGCGTGGTCCTCAACGACGTGGAGCTCCTCCGCAAGGCTGCTGGCCAGGCACTGCGTGGCCTGGCGTGGCCGGAGGGGGCTGCGGGGCTTGAGGGCACGCTCCCACGGCCCCTGCTCAGCTGCACACAGGCCCTGGACGAGGACCTGCAGCGGGAGGCCCGAACCGTGACGGCACACCTCACCTCCAAG ATGGTGGGTGACGTCAGGAAGTATGTGCAGCACGTCAGCCTCTCGCCTGACTCCATCCAGAATGATGAG GCTGTGGCCCCCCTTCTGAAGTACCTGGATGAAAAGCTGGCTCTGCTGAACGCCTCGCTGGTGAAGGAAAACCTAAGCAG GGTGCTGGAGGCCctctgggagctgctgctgcaggCCATCCTGCAGGCTCTGGGAGCGAACCGAGACGTGTCTGCCGACTTCTATGGGCGCTTCCACTTCACGCTGGAG gccctggtCAACTTTTTCCACGCTGAGGGCCAGGGTCTGCCCCTGGAGAGCCTGAGAGATGGAAGTTACAAG AGGCTAGAGGAGGAGCTGCGCCTGCACCAGTGCTCCACGCGGGAGTGCATTGAGCAGTACTACCTGGACAAGCTCAAGCAG AGATCCCTGGAGCACAACCGGTTCGGGCGCCTGAGCGTCCGCTGCCACTATGAGGCGGCCGAGCAGCGGCTGGCGGTGGAGGTGCTGCACGCCGCCGACTTGCTCCCCCTGGACGCCAACG GCCTAAGCGACCCCTTTGTGATCGTGGAGCTGGGCCCGCCGCACCTTTTCCCGCTGGTCCGCAGCCAGAGGACCCAGGTCAAGAGCCGGACGCTGCACCCCGTGTACGACGAGCTCTTCTACTT CTCCGTGCCAGCAGAGGCTTGCCGCCGCCGTGGCGCCTGCGTGCTGTTCACCGTCATGGACCATGACTGGCTGTCCACCAACGACTTCGCGGGGGAGGCAGCCCTGGGCCTGGGCAGCGTTGGCGGCGTCGCGAGGCCCCAGGTGGGAGGGAGCGCTAGGGCCGGCCAGCCCGTCACCCTGCACCTGCGCCGGCCGCGAGCCCAGG TGAGGTCGGCGCTTCGGATGCTGGAGGGTCGCCCTAACAAGGAGGCGCAGGAGTTTGTTAAGAGGCTCCGGGAGCTGGAGAAGTACATGGAGGCAGACCCCTGA
- the BAIAP3 gene encoding BAI1-associated protein 3 isoform X2, with translation MSTLLEIKSSVLRQVQVCPSFRRRTEEEPASANADPPEPTAAAWKPGDGVEFFSQMRLILKKGEGRQGLPCPEVLLCSSSPAPAEPVDPSRGLRALSQEEVDMLYEEALYTVLHRAGTMGPDQVDDEEALLSYLQQVFGTSPEEHAAAVEHVKKAKAPTYALKVSVMRAKNLLAKDPNGFSDPYCMLGILPASGAMREPSPHKEQRFSFRKGSKRGGPLPAKCIQVTEVKSSTLNPVWKEHFLFEIEDVGTDQLHLDIWDHDDDVSLVEACRKLNEVIGLKGVSRYFKQIVKSARANGTAGPTEDHTDDFLGCLNIPVREVPVAGEDRWFKLEPRSSASRVQGDCQLVLKLITTQRDTNMSQRGRSGFLSYLLLLSRLLQFEHRAGEPNSSSWRGELSGPAATVLCLHGAQSNLSALQLAVLHWQVSSRHHQTRTLDYGYLLGLLEDLQAHWEEAGSLPQEQEEGLADSFSAFSEFGLQLLRQLRDYFPATNSTAVYRLELLLKCLGKLQLFQPSFEICPFKTELNMDIAAALKRGNREWFDKLLNTQSPREQPGPQRLAGLVKLADTIYEDLQSCYGIYASLFHSIIKVDFFTLTFRQLERLVAEEAWVLTEELSPKMTLEVASGLFELYLTLADIQRFWSSIPGRDSRSLALAGIHAPFLPAVKLWLQVLRDQTKWRLQGAVDVDTLEPMDASSKHSSSAATASLCFSHIQELWACLAWPDTTQAQTLGTQLSQDLCEAALFYTELLRKKVDAQPGAAGEAVSEPLCVVLNDVELLRKAAGQALRGLAWPEGAAGLEGTLPRPLLSCTQALDEDLQREARTVTAHLTSKMVGDVRKYVQHVSLSPDSIQNDEAVAPLLKYLDEKLALLNASLVKENLSRVLEALWELLLQAILQALGANRDVSADFYGRFHFTLEALVNFFHAEGQGLPLESLRDGSYKRLEEELRLHQCSTRECIEQYYLDKLKQRSLEHNRFGRLSVRCHYEAAEQRLAVEVLHAADLLPLDANGLSDPFVIVELGPPHLFPLVRSQRTQVKSRTLHPVYDELFYFSVPAEACRRRGACVLFTVMDHDWLSTNDFAGEAALGLGSVGGVARPQVGGSARAGQPVTLHLRRPRAQVRSALRMLEGRPNKEAQEFVKRLRELEKYMEADP, from the exons ATGTCCACTTTGCTGGAGATCAAGAGCAGCGTGCTCAGGCAGGTGCAGGTGTGCCCATCCTTCCGCCGGAGGACGGAGGAGGAGCCGGCCAGCGCCAACGCCGACCCGCCGGAGCCCACGGCTGCAGCCTG GAAACCCGGAGATGGTGTAGAGTTCTTCTCCCAGATGCGCCTCATCCTGAAGAAGGGGGAGGGCAGACAAGGGCTGCCGTGCCCTGAG GTCCTGCTGTGCAGCAGCTCGCCTGCCCCCGCAGAGCCCGTGGACCCCAGCCGTGGCCTGAGAGCTTTGAGCCAAGAGGAG GTGGACATGCTCTACGAGGAGGCTCTGTACACGGTCCTTCACCGAGCAGGCACCATGGGCCCCGACCAGGTGGACGACGAGGAGGCCCTGCTGAGCTACCTGCAGCAG GTGTTCGGCACCAGCCCCGAGGAGCACGCCGCAGCTGTGGAGCACGTGAAGAAGGCCAAG GCCCCCACCTACGCCCTGAAAGTCTCCGTCATGCGCGCCAAGAACCTGCTGGCCAAAGACCCCAACG GCTTCAGTGACCCGTACTGCATGCTGGGCATCCTGCCGGCCTCAGGCGCCATGCGGGAGCCCAGCCCGCACAAGGAGCAGCGCTTCAGCTTCCGCAAGGGCAGCAAGCGAGGTGGCCCACTGCCAGCCAAGTGCATCCAGGTCACCGAGGTCAAGAGCAGCACCCTGAACCCCGTGTGGAAGGAGCACTTCCTCTT TGAGATCGAGGACGTGGGCACAGACCAGCTGCACCTGGACATCTG ggatcacGACGATGATGTGTCCCTGGTGGAAGCGTGCAGGAAGCTGAACGAGGTCATCGGCCTGAAGGGCGTGAGCAG GTATTTCAAACAGATTGTCAAGTCTGCCCGCGCAAATGGGACAGCGGGGCCCACTGAGGACCACACTGATGACTTCCTGGGGTGCCTCAACATACCCGTCCGG GAGGTGCCTGTGGCTGGGGAGGACCGCTGGTTCAAGCTGGAACCGCGCTCTAGCGCCTCCCGGGTGCAGGGTGACTGCCAACTGGTCCTCAAGCTGATCACCACACAG AGGGACACGAACATGAGCCAGCGTGGGCGGTCGGGCTTCCTGTCGTACCTGCTGCTGCTCAGCCGTCTGCTGCAGTTTGAACACCGAGCCGGGGAG CCCAACTCGAGCAGCTGGCGCGGCGAGCTCAGCGGGCCTGCGGCCACCGTGCTCTGCCTGCACGGCGCACAGAGCAACCTGTCGGCGCTGCAGCTGGCTGTGCT GCACTGGCAGGTCAGCAGCCGCCACCATCAGACCCGCACCCTGGACTACGGCTACCTGCTGGGGCTGCTAGAGGACCTGCAGGCGCACTGGGAGGAGGCGGGCTCGCTGCCCCAGGAGCAG gaggagggcctggcagacagcttctctgccttctctgagtTTGGGCTTCAGCTATTGCGACAGCTCCGGGACTACTTTCCTGCCACTAACAGCACAGCCGTCTACCGCCTGGAACTGCTGTTGAA GTGTCTTGGCAAGCTGCAGCTCTTCCAGCCTTCGTTTGAGATCTGCCCCTTCAAGACGGAGCTAAACATGGACATTGCTGCTGCCCTGAAG AGAGGCAACCGTGAATGGTTCGACAAGCTCCTGAACACCCAAAGTCCTCGTGAGCAG CCAGGCCCACAGCGCCTTGCCGGGCTGGTCAAGCTGGCTGACACCATCTACGAGGACCTGCAGTCCTGCTACGGCATCTACGCCAGCCTCTTCCACAG CATCATCAAGGTCGACTTCTTCACTCTCACCTTTCGGCAGCTGGAGCGTCTG GTGGCTGAAGAGGCCTGGGTGCTGACAGAGGAGCTGAGCCCCAAGATGACCCTGGAGGTGGCCTCAGGGCTCTTTGAGCTCTACCTGACCCTGGCGGACATCCAGCGCTTTTGGAGCAGCATTCCAGGCCG GGACAGCCGTTCCCTCGCCCTGGCCGGCATCCACGCCCCATTCCTGCCTGCTGTGAAGCTTTGGCTGCAGGTGCTGCGGGACCAAACGAAGTGGAGGCTTCAGGGAGCTGTGGATGTGGACACA CTGGAGCCCATGGATGCCTCCTCCAAGCACAGCAGCTCTGCAGCCACTGCCAGCCTCTGCTTCAGCCACATCCAGGAGCTGTGGGCCTGCCTGGCATGGCCTGACACCACCCAGGCCCAGACACTAGGCACCCAGCTCAGCCAG GACCTGTGTGAAGCTGCCCTCTTCTACACAGAGCTGCTGCGAAAGAAGGTGGACGCTCAGCCTGGGGCAGCTGGAGAGGCAGTGAGCGAGCCC CTCTGCGTGGTCCTCAACGACGTGGAGCTCCTCCGCAAGGCTGCTGGCCAGGCACTGCGTGGCCTGGCGTGGCCGGAGGGGGCTGCGGGGCTTGAGGGCACGCTCCCACGGCCCCTGCTCAGCTGCACACAGGCCCTGGACGAGGACCTGCAGCGGGAGGCCCGAACCGTGACGGCACACCTCACCTCCAAG ATGGTGGGTGACGTCAGGAAGTATGTGCAGCACGTCAGCCTCTCGCCTGACTCCATCCAGAATGATGAG GCTGTGGCCCCCCTTCTGAAGTACCTGGATGAAAAGCTGGCTCTGCTGAACGCCTCGCTGGTGAAGGAAAACCTAAGCAG GGTGCTGGAGGCCctctgggagctgctgctgcaggCCATCCTGCAGGCTCTGGGAGCGAACCGAGACGTGTCTGCCGACTTCTATGGGCGCTTCCACTTCACGCTGGAG gccctggtCAACTTTTTCCACGCTGAGGGCCAGGGTCTGCCCCTGGAGAGCCTGAGAGATGGAAGTTACAAG AGGCTAGAGGAGGAGCTGCGCCTGCACCAGTGCTCCACGCGGGAGTGCATTGAGCAGTACTACCTGGACAAGCTCAAGCAG AGATCCCTGGAGCACAACCGGTTCGGGCGCCTGAGCGTCCGCTGCCACTATGAGGCGGCCGAGCAGCGGCTGGCGGTGGAGGTGCTGCACGCCGCCGACTTGCTCCCCCTGGACGCCAACG GCCTAAGCGACCCCTTTGTGATCGTGGAGCTGGGCCCGCCGCACCTTTTCCCGCTGGTCCGCAGCCAGAGGACCCAGGTCAAGAGCCGGACGCTGCACCCCGTGTACGACGAGCTCTTCTACTT CTCCGTGCCAGCAGAGGCTTGCCGCCGCCGTGGCGCCTGCGTGCTGTTCACCGTCATGGACCATGACTGGCTGTCCACCAACGACTTCGCGGGGGAGGCAGCCCTGGGCCTGGGCAGCGTTGGCGGCGTCGCGAGGCCCCAGGTGGGAGGGAGCGCTAGGGCCGGCCAGCCCGTCACCCTGCACCTGCGCCGGCCGCGAGCCCAGG TGAGGTCGGCGCTTCGGATGCTGGAGGGTCGCCCTAACAAGGAGGCGCAGGAGTTTGTTAAGAGGCTCCGGGAGCTGGAGAAGTACATGGAGGCAGACCCCTGA